From a single Microbacterium terrisoli genomic region:
- a CDS encoding DUF3043 domain-containing protein, with protein sequence MSKKTAEPAAEDATDDVTNSGKGRPTPTRAEQEAARKRPLVPDTKEARQRQKADMATQRERARIGMAAGEDKYLPVRDKGPQRRFVRDYIDAGWHLGELIMPLMILVIVTMVVQITEIQLISMLILWIFVLLVIIDMVVTSLRVKRAAGRKFGSKRERGLGWYGAMRTIQMRWMRLPKPQVKRGQYPH encoded by the coding sequence GTGTCCAAGAAGACAGCCGAACCCGCCGCCGAGGACGCCACCGACGACGTCACGAACTCTGGAAAGGGACGGCCGACCCCGACGCGGGCCGAGCAGGAGGCCGCGCGCAAGCGGCCGCTCGTGCCCGACACCAAAGAAGCCCGACAGCGGCAGAAGGCAGACATGGCCACCCAGCGCGAGCGCGCGCGCATCGGCATGGCCGCCGGCGAAGACAAGTACCTGCCGGTCCGCGACAAGGGCCCTCAGCGCCGCTTCGTGCGCGACTACATCGATGCCGGCTGGCACCTGGGCGAGCTGATCATGCCGCTGATGATCCTCGTGATCGTCACGATGGTCGTGCAGATCACCGAGATCCAGCTGATCAGCATGCTCATCCTGTGGATCTTCGTGCTGCTGGTGATCATCGACATGGTCGTCACCTCACTGCGCGTCAAGCGCGCGGCGGGTCGCAAGTTCGGGAGCAAGCGCGAGCGCGGGCTCGGCTGGTACGGCGCGATGCGCACGATCCAGATGCGCTGGATGCGGCTGCCCAAGCCTCAGGTCAAGCGCGGCCAATACCCGCACTGA
- a CDS encoding quinone-dependent dihydroorotate dehydrogenase yields MYPFLFRMVLSHLDAEFAHHSGMAVVRLLGMRVFAGVTRRLTAPDAALRTSVLGLTFDSPFGVAAGFDKDVVGVRGLTALGFGHVEVGTVTAIPQDGNPKPRLFRLIPDRAVINRMGFNNRGAAAAAARLAKLRRSPRPRSVIGVNIGKSRVVDVADATADYVRSATLLAPLADYLAVNVSSPNTPGLRGLQAVQTLRPLLQAVKDAAGTTPLLVKIAPDLPDDEIAAIASMAVEEGLAGIIVTNTTISREGLISDPAVVAAAGAGGLSGAPLKQRALAVLRQVRAVVPAHFAVIAVGGVETAADVQERLEAGADLVQGYTAFLYRGPFWARQINRGLSAGIGRA; encoded by the coding sequence ATGTATCCCTTCCTCTTCCGCATGGTTCTCTCCCACCTCGATGCGGAATTCGCGCATCACAGCGGCATGGCCGTCGTCCGCCTGCTCGGCATGCGGGTCTTCGCCGGCGTGACGCGCCGGCTGACGGCCCCCGACGCCGCACTGCGCACGTCGGTGCTCGGCCTGACGTTCGATTCGCCGTTCGGCGTCGCTGCGGGGTTCGACAAGGACGTCGTCGGCGTGCGCGGGTTGACTGCCCTCGGCTTCGGTCACGTCGAAGTCGGCACCGTCACGGCGATCCCGCAGGACGGCAATCCCAAGCCGCGCCTGTTCCGGCTGATCCCCGACCGCGCCGTCATCAACCGCATGGGCTTCAACAACCGCGGAGCGGCGGCGGCCGCCGCACGTCTGGCCAAGCTGCGACGCAGTCCGCGCCCGCGCAGCGTGATCGGCGTGAACATCGGCAAGAGCCGGGTGGTGGACGTCGCCGACGCCACTGCCGACTATGTGCGCAGCGCGACGCTGCTTGCTCCGCTGGCCGACTACCTCGCCGTCAATGTGTCCTCGCCGAACACGCCGGGACTGCGCGGGCTGCAGGCGGTTCAGACGCTGCGGCCGCTGCTGCAGGCGGTGAAGGATGCCGCGGGCACGACGCCGCTCCTGGTGAAGATCGCCCCGGACCTGCCGGACGACGAGATCGCCGCGATCGCGTCGATGGCCGTCGAGGAGGGCCTGGCGGGCATCATCGTCACGAACACGACCATCTCACGCGAGGGCCTGATCTCGGACCCGGCGGTCGTTGCCGCGGCCGGAGCGGGCGGACTGTCGGGTGCGCCGCTGAAGCAGCGCGCGCTGGCCGTGCTTCGCCAGGTGCGCGCCGTGGTTCCCGCGCACTTCGCCGTGATCGCCGTGGGAGGGGTCGAAACGGCCGCCGACGTGCAGGAGCGGCTGGAGGCTGGAGCAGACCTCGTGCAGGGCTATACGGCCTTCCTGTACCGGGGGCCCTTCTGGGCGCGTCAGATCAACCGCGGGCTCAGTGCGGGTATTGGCCGCGCTTGA
- the nrdR gene encoding transcriptional regulator NrdR — MHCPFCRHPDSRVIDSRTSDDGLVIRRRRQCPECGRRFSTVETASLTVLKRSGVAEPFSREKVAAGVRKACQGRPVTDDDLAILAQKVEEAVRGTGAAQIDTNDIGLAILGPLRELDEVAYLRFASVYQAFDSLDDFDAAIARLRADHAAGGAVED, encoded by the coding sequence ATGCACTGCCCCTTCTGCCGCCACCCCGATTCCCGCGTCATCGATTCGCGCACGAGCGATGACGGCCTCGTGATCCGCCGTCGTCGGCAATGCCCCGAGTGCGGCCGACGATTCTCGACCGTCGAGACCGCGAGCCTGACCGTGCTCAAGCGCTCCGGTGTCGCCGAGCCCTTCAGTCGTGAGAAGGTCGCCGCGGGTGTGCGCAAGGCGTGTCAGGGCCGGCCGGTGACCGACGACGACCTGGCGATCCTCGCGCAGAAGGTCGAAGAGGCGGTGCGCGGCACCGGCGCCGCCCAGATCGACACGAACGACATCGGACTGGCGATCCTCGGCCCGCTGCGGGAGCTCGACGAGGTCGCGTATCTGCGTTTCGCGAGCGTCTACCAGGCGTTCGACTCGCTCGACGACTTCGATGCGGCCATCGCACGGCTGCGGGCCGACCATGCCGCGGGCGGGGCAGTGGAGGACTGA
- the hisD gene encoding histidinol dehydrogenase: MLRIIDLRGHSLSAADLLAAVPRAQAARADALAAAGQIVLDVAARGEAALREQADRFDRVQGHAIRVPASHLDDALAQLDPAVRAALEESIRRVRIASRAQVPAPVVTEIAAETGGGAASGRIEQRWQPVRRAGVYVPGGKAVYPSSVVMNVVPAQIAGVGQVALASPPQAAFSGRVHPDILAAAKLLGIDEVYAMGGAGAIGAFAHGVASFGLDPVDVVTGPGNNFVAAAKRAVAGLVGVDAEAGATEILIVADEAADATLIAVDLISQAEHDEQASAVLVTDSPELAGRVHSEVAARVAATRNGARAGEALDGVQSAIVLVDDQDAAAAFTNAYAPEHLELHVADPRPERFVNAGAIFVGAYSPVSLGDYLAGSNHVLPTGGQARYAPGLSAATFLRPQQVITYGRDALADVVDHIVALAEAEALPAHGEAVTARFAG; encoded by the coding sequence ATGCTGCGCATCATCGACCTCCGGGGTCACTCATTGTCGGCCGCTGATCTTCTCGCGGCGGTGCCGCGCGCACAGGCGGCCCGCGCGGACGCGCTGGCCGCCGCCGGCCAGATAGTGCTCGACGTCGCCGCGCGCGGCGAGGCCGCGCTGCGAGAGCAGGCCGATCGGTTCGATCGGGTGCAGGGGCACGCGATCCGTGTGCCCGCTTCGCACCTTGACGACGCTCTCGCGCAGCTCGACCCCGCTGTGCGGGCGGCCCTGGAGGAGTCCATCCGTCGCGTGCGGATCGCCTCACGCGCCCAGGTGCCGGCACCGGTCGTGACCGAGATCGCCGCCGAGACCGGCGGCGGGGCGGCATCCGGGCGCATCGAGCAGCGCTGGCAGCCGGTGCGCCGCGCCGGCGTCTACGTCCCCGGCGGCAAGGCGGTCTACCCCTCCAGCGTGGTCATGAATGTGGTCCCCGCCCAGATCGCCGGAGTCGGACAGGTGGCCCTGGCCTCCCCACCGCAGGCGGCGTTCTCGGGTCGGGTGCACCCCGACATCCTGGCCGCGGCCAAGCTGCTGGGAATCGACGAGGTGTACGCGATGGGCGGCGCCGGCGCGATCGGAGCCTTCGCCCACGGTGTGGCCTCGTTCGGTCTCGACCCCGTGGACGTCGTCACGGGGCCGGGCAACAACTTCGTCGCTGCCGCCAAGCGCGCCGTCGCGGGGCTGGTGGGAGTGGACGCCGAGGCGGGCGCCACCGAGATCCTGATCGTGGCCGATGAGGCAGCCGACGCGACGCTGATCGCGGTGGATCTGATCAGCCAGGCCGAGCACGATGAGCAGGCGTCGGCGGTGCTGGTCACCGACAGCCCCGAGCTGGCCGGGCGCGTGCACTCCGAGGTCGCCGCGCGCGTGGCGGCCACACGCAACGGCGCCCGCGCCGGAGAGGCGCTCGACGGCGTGCAATCGGCGATCGTGCTGGTCGACGATCAGGACGCCGCCGCGGCGTTCACCAACGCGTACGCGCCGGAGCACCTCGAGCTGCACGTGGCCGATCCGCGGCCCGAGCGGTTCGTGAATGCGGGGGCGATCTTCGTGGGGGCCTATTCGCCGGTGAGCCTGGGAGATTACCTCGCCGGGAGCAACCACGTGCTGCCCACCGGGGGACAGGCGCGCTATGCCCCCGGGCTGTCGGCTGCGACGTTCCTGCGCCCGCAGCAGGTCATCACCTACGGGCGCGATGCGCTGGCCGACGTGGTCGACCACATCGTCGCCCTGGCCGAGGCTGAAGCGCTGCCCGCTCACGGCGAAGCGGTCACCGCGAGGTTCGCGGGGTAG